One genomic region from Quercus robur chromosome 4, dhQueRobu3.1, whole genome shotgun sequence encodes:
- the LOC126722932 gene encoding phosphatidylinositol-3-phosphatase myotubularin-1-like isoform X1, which produces MAAPPSQRSGGGRTTSLRGDTSESDKLESTTSWDALEWTKIEVPSQFPSNSRPDSRYVSHVKFDFLLEAEQVIVEGYGVVLVNTDEAGTLIVTNFRLIFLSEGTRNIIALGTIPLTTIEKFSKMVIKAQSALRQSDKTPSRRLLQVIGKDMRIIVFGFRPRTKQRRAVFDALLRCTKPASLWDLYAFTSGPSKFKNSNPRERLLTEYFRLLGKGSFCPSMTTIEDGSFTFSNDLWRISSINSNYAMCQSYPFALIVPKGISDEEVLQASTFRARCRLPVVSWCHPRSGAVLARSSQPLVGLMMNMRSNTDEKLVAALCTQLASVRGARRKLYIADARPRKNALANGAMGGGSESSSNYFQSEIVFFGIDNIHAMRDSLARLRDYLDTHGATSSDGMSSFLRHGGWTWGGGNLSSMSASVSTLGDSGWLIHVQNVLAGSAWIAARVALESASVLVHCSDGWDRTTQLVSLASLLLDPYYRTFTGFQALVEKDWLGFGHPFSDRIGMPTVSGSCNVPYELTRQTSTGSFSTSPMRQPSGSFTSQGPSSTHAQTSNNYSPIFMQWIDCVSQLLRMYPSAFEFSMVFLVDFLDCVLSCRFGNFFCNSEKERQECGVSEACGCLWSYLADLRASEGSSHVHYNFFYDPVKHADALLPPAAALAPTLWPQFHLRWACPSEAQAGELEAQFKKMAVKFSELQKAKEVAERKAKEITTAMESLSAELRNEKQLSSLAMNQAKRAIKENVAIKRAVQSLGCNVHFSTTGDCTVGIESNPTEIPQKFINSSSKRDGTLQNDEKSDLSVSITVMADNDIPHNPIDRVCETLCPLRTRDGVCRWPDAGCAQLSSQFVGLKANFDAFDQLSIYDSYFQPEK; this is translated from the exons ATGGCCGCACCGCCAAGTCAGCGCAGCGGCGGTGGTCGAACGACGTCGCTTCGCGGCGACACCTCCGAGTCCGATAAATTGGAATCCACCACTAGCTGGGACGCCCTCGAATGGACCAAAATCGAGGTCCCCTCCCAATTCCCATCCAATTCTAGg CCCGATTCGCGGTACGTTTCGCATGTGAAATTCGATTTCCTGCTTGAAGCCGAACAAGTCATAGTCGAG GGATACGGTGTTGTTCTTGTTAATACAGATGAGGCGGGTACCTTGATAGTAACCAATTTTCGTCTAATTTTTCTA aGTGAGGGAACAAGGAATATCATTGCACTTGGCACAATTCCACTGACCACCATAGAAAAGTTCAGCAAAATG GTCATAAAGGCTCAATCAGCCCTTCGTCAATCTGACAAAACACCGTCACGACGACTTCTTCAGGTCATTG GCAAAGATATGAGAATTATTGTCTTTGGTTTCCGCCCTAGAACGAAGCAG AGACGTGCAGTATTTGATGCATTACTACGGTGTACTAAGCCAGCAAGCCTATGGGATCTCTACGCTTTTACTTCTGGACCttccaaattcaaaaatagtaACCCAAGGGAGCGATTACTAACCGAGTATTTTCGGCTTCTTGGAAAAGGCTCCTTCTGCCCGTCAATGACTACAATTGAGGATGGGTCATTCACATTTTCCAATGACTTGTGGAGAATAAGTAGCATAAATTCCAATTATGCAATGTGCCAGAGTTATCCATTTGCCTTGATTGTGCCAAAAGGCATCAG TGATGAAGAAGTGCTTCAGGCTTCAACCTTTCGTGCAAGATGCCGATTACCTGTAGTTTCCTGGTGTCATCCTC GAAGTGGAGCTGTCCTTGCACGTTCATCTCAACCATTAGTTGGTCTCATGATGAATATGAGGAG CAACACTGATGAAAAGCTTGTAGCTGCACTTTGCACTCAACTTGCTAGTGTGAGGGGGGCTCGGAG gaagCTATATATTGCTGATGCAAGACCAAGGAAAAATGCTTTAGCAAATGGGGCCATGGGAGGTGGCTCAGAGTCATCCtcaaattattttcaatctGAG ataGTTTTCTTTGGGATAGACAACATACATGCGATGAGGGATAGTCTTGCTCGACTTAGGGACTACTTAGACACTCATGGCGCTACTTCTTCAGATGGAATGTCATCATTCTTG AGACATGGTGGATGGACTTGGGGTGGAGGCAACCTGAGCAGTATGTCTGCTTCAGTATCAACCCTTGGTGACAGTGGTTGGTTAATACATGTTCAGAATGTCTTGGCTGGTTCGGCTTGGATTGCTGCACGTGTTGCTTTGGAATCGGCATCAGTGCTTGTGCATTGCAG TGATGGATGGGATAGAACAACTCAGTTGGTTTCACTTGCTAGTCTGCTGCTTGATCCATACTATCGGACATTCACAGGGTTTCAG GCACTTGTGGAGAAAGATTGGCTGGGATTTGGTCATCCATTTTCAGATAGAATAGGCATGCCAACAGTATCTGGTAGTTGTAATGTTCCTTATGAGTTAACTAGGCAGACTTCTACAGGGAGCTTTTCAACATCACCTATGCGCCAGCCATCAGGATCATTTACATCTCAGGGTCCAAGTTCAACTCATGCACAGACTTCAAACAACTATTCCCCCATATTTATGCAG TGGATTGATTGTGTTTCACAATTGTTGCGGATGTATCCTTCTGCTTTTGAGTTCTCTATG GTTTTCCTGGTGGATTTCTTGGACTGTGTGCTGTCCTGTCGTTTTGGAAATTTCTTCTGTAATAG TGAAAAGGAGAGGCAGGAATGTGGCGTCTCTGAGGCTTGTGGATGTTTATGGTCATATTTGGCTGATTTGCGTGCTTCAGAGGGAAGCTCTCATGTGCATTACAACTTCTTTTATGATCCGGTAAAACATGCTGATGCACTATTACCACCAGCAGCTGCCTTAGCCCCAACTCTCTGGCCCCAATTTCATCTCCGTTGGGCTTGTCCTTCAGAAGCTCAAGCTGGGGAGCTTGAAGCTCAATTTAAGAAAATGGCTGTAAAATTCTCTGAACTGCAGAAG GCGAAAGAGGTGGCAGAAAGGAAAGCTAAAGAGATTACAACTGCTATGGAATCATTAAGTGCAGAGTTACGAAATGAGAAGCAGCTCAGCAGCTTGGCTATGAACCAGGCGAAGAGAGCCATCAAGGAAAATGTGGCCATAAAGAGAGCAGTACAGTCTCTGGGGTGCAATGTTCACTTCTCAACCACTGGTGATTGTACTGTTGGCATTGAAAGCAACCCAACAGAAATTCCACAGAAATTCATTAATTCTTCTTCAAAAAGAGATGGTACTTTGCAGAATGATGAGAAATCAGATCTCTCTGTTTCTATTACGGTAATGGCTGACAATGATATTCCCCACAATCCAATTGATCGAGTATGTGAAACTTTATGTCCATTACGCACTCGAGATGGAGTCTGCAGGTGGCCAGATGCTGGTTGTGCGCAGCTTAGTAGCCAATTTGTTGGACTAAAGGCAAATTTTGATGCATTTGACCAGCTTTCTATTTACGATAGTTATTTTCAAccagaaaaataa
- the LOC126722932 gene encoding phosphatidylinositol-3-phosphatase myotubularin-1-like isoform X2 produces MAAPPSQRSGGGRTTSLRGDTSESDKLESTTSWDALEWTKIEPDSRYVSHVKFDFLLEAEQVIVEGYGVVLVNTDEAGTLIVTNFRLIFLSEGTRNIIALGTIPLTTIEKFSKMVIKAQSALRQSDKTPSRRLLQVIGKDMRIIVFGFRPRTKQRRAVFDALLRCTKPASLWDLYAFTSGPSKFKNSNPRERLLTEYFRLLGKGSFCPSMTTIEDGSFTFSNDLWRISSINSNYAMCQSYPFALIVPKGISDEEVLQASTFRARCRLPVVSWCHPRSGAVLARSSQPLVGLMMNMRSNTDEKLVAALCTQLASVRGARRKLYIADARPRKNALANGAMGGGSESSSNYFQSEIVFFGIDNIHAMRDSLARLRDYLDTHGATSSDGMSSFLRHGGWTWGGGNLSSMSASVSTLGDSGWLIHVQNVLAGSAWIAARVALESASVLVHCSDGWDRTTQLVSLASLLLDPYYRTFTGFQALVEKDWLGFGHPFSDRIGMPTVSGSCNVPYELTRQTSTGSFSTSPMRQPSGSFTSQGPSSTHAQTSNNYSPIFMQWIDCVSQLLRMYPSAFEFSMVFLVDFLDCVLSCRFGNFFCNSEKERQECGVSEACGCLWSYLADLRASEGSSHVHYNFFYDPVKHADALLPPAAALAPTLWPQFHLRWACPSEAQAGELEAQFKKMAVKFSELQKAKEVAERKAKEITTAMESLSAELRNEKQLSSLAMNQAKRAIKENVAIKRAVQSLGCNVHFSTTGDCTVGIESNPTEIPQKFINSSSKRDGTLQNDEKSDLSVSITVMADNDIPHNPIDRVCETLCPLRTRDGVCRWPDAGCAQLSSQFVGLKANFDAFDQLSIYDSYFQPEK; encoded by the exons ATGGCCGCACCGCCAAGTCAGCGCAGCGGCGGTGGTCGAACGACGTCGCTTCGCGGCGACACCTCCGAGTCCGATAAATTGGAATCCACCACTAGCTGGGACGCCCTCGAATGGACCAAAATCGAG CCCGATTCGCGGTACGTTTCGCATGTGAAATTCGATTTCCTGCTTGAAGCCGAACAAGTCATAGTCGAG GGATACGGTGTTGTTCTTGTTAATACAGATGAGGCGGGTACCTTGATAGTAACCAATTTTCGTCTAATTTTTCTA aGTGAGGGAACAAGGAATATCATTGCACTTGGCACAATTCCACTGACCACCATAGAAAAGTTCAGCAAAATG GTCATAAAGGCTCAATCAGCCCTTCGTCAATCTGACAAAACACCGTCACGACGACTTCTTCAGGTCATTG GCAAAGATATGAGAATTATTGTCTTTGGTTTCCGCCCTAGAACGAAGCAG AGACGTGCAGTATTTGATGCATTACTACGGTGTACTAAGCCAGCAAGCCTATGGGATCTCTACGCTTTTACTTCTGGACCttccaaattcaaaaatagtaACCCAAGGGAGCGATTACTAACCGAGTATTTTCGGCTTCTTGGAAAAGGCTCCTTCTGCCCGTCAATGACTACAATTGAGGATGGGTCATTCACATTTTCCAATGACTTGTGGAGAATAAGTAGCATAAATTCCAATTATGCAATGTGCCAGAGTTATCCATTTGCCTTGATTGTGCCAAAAGGCATCAG TGATGAAGAAGTGCTTCAGGCTTCAACCTTTCGTGCAAGATGCCGATTACCTGTAGTTTCCTGGTGTCATCCTC GAAGTGGAGCTGTCCTTGCACGTTCATCTCAACCATTAGTTGGTCTCATGATGAATATGAGGAG CAACACTGATGAAAAGCTTGTAGCTGCACTTTGCACTCAACTTGCTAGTGTGAGGGGGGCTCGGAG gaagCTATATATTGCTGATGCAAGACCAAGGAAAAATGCTTTAGCAAATGGGGCCATGGGAGGTGGCTCAGAGTCATCCtcaaattattttcaatctGAG ataGTTTTCTTTGGGATAGACAACATACATGCGATGAGGGATAGTCTTGCTCGACTTAGGGACTACTTAGACACTCATGGCGCTACTTCTTCAGATGGAATGTCATCATTCTTG AGACATGGTGGATGGACTTGGGGTGGAGGCAACCTGAGCAGTATGTCTGCTTCAGTATCAACCCTTGGTGACAGTGGTTGGTTAATACATGTTCAGAATGTCTTGGCTGGTTCGGCTTGGATTGCTGCACGTGTTGCTTTGGAATCGGCATCAGTGCTTGTGCATTGCAG TGATGGATGGGATAGAACAACTCAGTTGGTTTCACTTGCTAGTCTGCTGCTTGATCCATACTATCGGACATTCACAGGGTTTCAG GCACTTGTGGAGAAAGATTGGCTGGGATTTGGTCATCCATTTTCAGATAGAATAGGCATGCCAACAGTATCTGGTAGTTGTAATGTTCCTTATGAGTTAACTAGGCAGACTTCTACAGGGAGCTTTTCAACATCACCTATGCGCCAGCCATCAGGATCATTTACATCTCAGGGTCCAAGTTCAACTCATGCACAGACTTCAAACAACTATTCCCCCATATTTATGCAG TGGATTGATTGTGTTTCACAATTGTTGCGGATGTATCCTTCTGCTTTTGAGTTCTCTATG GTTTTCCTGGTGGATTTCTTGGACTGTGTGCTGTCCTGTCGTTTTGGAAATTTCTTCTGTAATAG TGAAAAGGAGAGGCAGGAATGTGGCGTCTCTGAGGCTTGTGGATGTTTATGGTCATATTTGGCTGATTTGCGTGCTTCAGAGGGAAGCTCTCATGTGCATTACAACTTCTTTTATGATCCGGTAAAACATGCTGATGCACTATTACCACCAGCAGCTGCCTTAGCCCCAACTCTCTGGCCCCAATTTCATCTCCGTTGGGCTTGTCCTTCAGAAGCTCAAGCTGGGGAGCTTGAAGCTCAATTTAAGAAAATGGCTGTAAAATTCTCTGAACTGCAGAAG GCGAAAGAGGTGGCAGAAAGGAAAGCTAAAGAGATTACAACTGCTATGGAATCATTAAGTGCAGAGTTACGAAATGAGAAGCAGCTCAGCAGCTTGGCTATGAACCAGGCGAAGAGAGCCATCAAGGAAAATGTGGCCATAAAGAGAGCAGTACAGTCTCTGGGGTGCAATGTTCACTTCTCAACCACTGGTGATTGTACTGTTGGCATTGAAAGCAACCCAACAGAAATTCCACAGAAATTCATTAATTCTTCTTCAAAAAGAGATGGTACTTTGCAGAATGATGAGAAATCAGATCTCTCTGTTTCTATTACGGTAATGGCTGACAATGATATTCCCCACAATCCAATTGATCGAGTATGTGAAACTTTATGTCCATTACGCACTCGAGATGGAGTCTGCAGGTGGCCAGATGCTGGTTGTGCGCAGCTTAGTAGCCAATTTGTTGGACTAAAGGCAAATTTTGATGCATTTGACCAGCTTTCTATTTACGATAGTTATTTTCAAccagaaaaataa
- the LOC126722933 gene encoding cytochrome P450 714C2-like, with protein sequence MDLSLLLLKVMVTIALLGFFSKLIQICDALILKPERLRSKLRKQGIRGPPPSFLLGNINDMKKMKSTASKTQPGEQALTHNCASAIFPFLDLWKKQYGSTFMFSLGNIQILHTNHLDVVRAISICTSLDFGKPSYQYKERGPLFGQGILTSNGAPWAYQRKILAPELYMEKVKGMMSIMVESSITLVNSWTNLIESEGGVADVHVDKYMRSLSGDVISRACFGSDYSKGEEMFSKLDVLQEHLSKKVFSSGIPVLRHLPTKSKRETRRLEKEVHSLIMQVVKERKEGPSQNDLLQVVLEGANNTDFGQDKTGRFIVDNCKNIYQAAYETTAVCATWTLMLLASNPEWQQRVRTEVLEICADQMPDADMVRKMKTLTMVIYESLRLYPPVPVVTREAFEDMKFGDINVPKGVIVWTMIVALQQDPDLWGPDANIFNPERFANGVSGACKLPYVYMPFGVGPRICAGQHFAMAELKILISLIVSNFSFSLSPIYRHSPAMKLLLEPEHGVNILIKKL encoded by the exons ATGGACTTGTCATTGCTTCTTCTCAAGGTCATGGTCACAATTGCGCTGCTTGGCTTTTTTAGCAAGCTAATACAGATTTGTGATGCTCTAATATTGAAGCCAGAAAGGCTTAGATCAAAACTGCGAAAGCAAGGGATCAGAGGCCCTCCACCCTCGTTTTTGCTCGGAAACATCAATGACATGAAGAAGATGAAATCCACGGCCTCAAAAACTCAACCAGGAGAGCAAGCATTAACCCACAATTGCGCTTCTGcaatttttcctttcttagACCTATGGAAAAAACAATATG GTTCTACGTTCATGTTCTCACTTGGCAACATACAAATATTGCACACGAACCATCTTGATGTGGTAAGGGCAATAAGCATATGCACTTCCTTAGACTTTGGAAAGCCTTCCTATCAATACAAAGAGCGAGGTCCTCTATTTGGCCAAGGGATTCTGACTTCAAATGGAGCACCATGGGCTTACCAAAGGAAAATCCTTGCTCCAGAACTATACATGGAAAAGGTCAAG GGTATGATGAGCATAATGGTGGAGTCCTCAATTACACTAGTGAACTCATGGACTAATCTGATTGAGAGTGAGGGTGGAGTTGCAGATGTTCACGTTGATAAATATATGAGAAGCCTTTCTGGAGATGTGATCTCAAGAGCTTGTTTTGGCAGCGATTACTCTAAAGGGGAAGAGATGTTTTCAAAGCTTGATGTACTTCAAGAGCACCTGTCTAAAAAGGTTTTTTCCAGTGGCATTCCTGTACTaag ACATCTTCCAACAAAGAGCAAAAGAGAAACAAGGAGGCTAGAAAAAGAGGTCCACTCTTTGATTATGCAGGTAGTGAAGGAAAGAAAGGAGGGACCATCACAGAATGATTTGCTGCAAGTGGTACTTGAAGGTGCAAACAATACTGATTTTGGTCAAGATAAGACTGGTCGCTTCATTGTTGACAATTGCAAGAACATATACCAAGCTGCGTATGAGACAACTGCAGTGTGTGCAACATGGACCTTGATGCTGTTGGCCTCAAATCCAGAGTGGCAACAACGAGTTCGTACTGAAGTCCTTGAAATTTGTGCTGATCAGATGCCTGACGCTGACATGGTTCGCAAGATGAAGACA TTGACTATGGTAATTTACGAATCATTGCGACTTTACCCTCCAGTGCCAGTGGTGACAAGGGAGGCATTTGAAGACATGAAATTTGGAGACATAAACGTACCTAAAGGTGTAATTGTGTGGACCATGATAGTAGCCTTACAACAAGACCCTGATCTTTGGGGACCCGATGCCAACATCTTCAACCCCGAAAGGTTTGCCAATGGTGTCAGTGGTGCATGCAAGCTTCCTTACGTGTACATGCCATTTGGAGTTGGACCTCGCATCTGTGCTGGGCAACACTTTGCCATGGCAGAGCTCAAAATTCTTATATCTTTGATTGTGTCCAACTTCTCCTTTTCCTTGTCACCCATATACAGGCACTCCCCGGCAATGAAGTTGCTTTTAGAGCCTGAACATGGTGTCAATATTCTTATTAAGAAGCTCTGA